A single Anabrus simplex isolate iqAnaSimp1 chromosome 10, ASM4041472v1, whole genome shotgun sequence DNA region contains:
- the Alg14 gene encoding UDP-N-acetylglucosamine transferase subunit ALG14, which translates to MLIYVLSIFVAILCVRFVLLLWKIHNEPNLKREGYDCVKTAIIIGSGGHTSEMLRLTCNLNPKRYDPRIYIMASSDVSSEVKVREVERERNSSYIIIKIPRSRNVNQSYISSIFTTIYSTLAALPIMFYHRPELILCNGPGTCIPICVIAFLMKLLWITNTTIIFVESVCRVKTLSLSGKILLLFADAIFVQWPQLQERYKRTRYIGRLV; encoded by the coding sequence ATGTTAATATATGTGCTTAGTATTTTTGTTGCCATTCTTTGTGTCAGATTTGTGTTGCTTTTGTGGAAGATACATAATGAACCTAACCTTAAACGTGAAGGTTATGATTGTGTTAAGACTGCCATTATCATTGGATCTGGAGGGCATACCTCTGAAATGCTTCGTCTTACATGTAATCTTAATCCTAAACGTTATGACCCTCGGATCTACATCATGGCTTCATCAGACGTGTCAAGTGAGGTTAAAGTGCGTGAAGTCGAGCGAGAACGAAATTCCAGCTACATTATCATAAAGATTCCTCGTAGTCGGAATGTTAATCAATCTTACATCAgttctatatttacaacaatttattCCACACTAGCTGCTCTTCCTATTATGTTTTATCACCGGCCAGAATTAATTTTGTGTAACGGGCCTGGGACTTGTATACCCATTTGTGTAATAGCATTCTTGATGAAGTTGTTATGGATTACTAACACTACTATAATATTCGTAGAGAGTGTGTGTCGCGTGAAGACGTTATCCTTATCTGGTAAGATCTTACTATTGTTCGCCGATGCAATATTTGTCCAGTGGCCTCAATTACAGGAGCGATATAAGAGAACAAGATATATTGGAAGATTAGTATAG